In Thermocrinis minervae, a single genomic region encodes these proteins:
- a CDS encoding dihydroorotate dehydrogenase electron transfer subunit, translated as MKDHTCRVLKNRHISGRLYLLELSCPGMETPKAGQFLMLKVSKSLDPMGRRAFAVADLREDRLLIFYDVYGRGTYLLSQVREGESLEVFGPLGKGLFNKDGEKHLLIGGGVGLAGLTLLAKELRSEGKRVFIAYGGRTKEHLGMEEWLKEEGFEYELFTEDGSLGRKGKVVEVLKDFDSSWIVHACGPKAMLKALQRIEGYRIYLSLESRMACGWGVCLGCVVKERNGSYVRVCYEGPVFDANRVEL; from the coding sequence ATGAAGGACCATACGTGTAGGGTGCTAAAGAATCGACACATTTCTGGTAGGCTCTACCTTTTGGAACTTTCCTGTCCTGGCATGGAAACGCCTAAGGCAGGGCAGTTTTTGATGCTAAAGGTTTCCAAAAGCCTTGATCCTATGGGAAGAAGAGCTTTTGCAGTGGCTGACTTGAGAGAAGACAGACTTCTCATCTTCTACGATGTGTACGGGCGTGGTACTTACCTTCTTTCTCAAGTAAGGGAAGGGGAAAGCCTTGAAGTCTTTGGGCCTCTTGGGAAGGGCCTTTTCAACAAGGATGGAGAAAAGCATCTTCTCATAGGTGGTGGTGTGGGTCTTGCAGGTCTTACCTTGCTTGCCAAGGAGCTAAGGTCTGAGGGCAAGAGGGTTTTTATAGCCTACGGTGGTAGGACAAAGGAACACCTCGGCATGGAAGAGTGGCTAAAGGAAGAAGGTTTTGAATACGAGCTTTTCACTGAAGACGGAAGTTTAGGCAGGAAGGGGAAGGTGGTGGAAGTGCTAAAAGACTTTGACAGCTCGTGGATAGTACATGCATGCGGTCCTAAAGCCATGCTCAAAGCACTTCAGAGGATAGAAGGCTACAGAATATATCTCTCTTTAGAGTCACGCATGGCATGTGGTTGGGGTGTGTGCCTGGGATGTGTGGTAAAGGAAAGAAATGGTTCTTACGTGAGGGTATGTTACGAAGGTCCTGTATTCGATGCCAATAGGGTAGAGCTCTGA
- a CDS encoding riboflavin synthase → MFTGLVQEVGKVQDLRVSSSGGRLVVSSSFEDLKLGESVAVNGVCLTLVEGRDGLMTFDLSPETLSRSNLRLLKKGDLVNLERALRADDRLGGHILQGHVDCMGRITRLDKLGEHWTLEVELPDTLYVVEKGSIGIDGISLTVNYIRGNTVSINVIPHTYHNTNLKVRKVGDYVNVEFDVIGKYVINYLSKTKKSFEKLLEEFLG, encoded by the coding sequence ATGTTTACGGGTCTTGTGCAGGAGGTAGGGAAAGTCCAAGACCTTAGGGTATCATCCTCAGGTGGTAGGCTTGTGGTAAGCTCTTCCTTTGAGGACCTTAAGCTAGGGGAAAGTGTGGCGGTTAACGGAGTTTGCCTTACCCTTGTGGAAGGTAGGGATGGGCTAATGACCTTTGACCTGTCTCCGGAAACCCTAAGCAGGAGCAACCTAAGGCTTTTGAAGAAGGGAGACCTTGTCAACCTAGAGAGAGCTTTGAGGGCGGATGATCGCCTGGGTGGGCACATACTACAGGGACATGTGGACTGTATGGGAAGGATAACCAGGCTGGATAAGCTAGGCGAACACTGGACACTCGAAGTGGAGTTACCAGACACCCTGTATGTTGTGGAGAAGGGATCTATAGGTATAGATGGTATAAGCTTGACGGTAAACTACATAAGGGGCAACACAGTAAGCATAAACGTCATACCTCACACCTACCACAACACCAATCTGAAGGTCAGGAAGGTAGGAGACTATGTAAACGTGGAGTTTGATGTGATCGGAAAGTATGTAATAAACTACCTTTCGAAGACAAAGAAGAGCTTTGAAAAACTTCTGGAGGAGTTTTTGGGATGA
- a CDS encoding aldo/keto reductase, protein MNLSKLGIGTYLGELDQKTSEGYKEVIREGIRLGINVVDTAIVYRYMKSERDIGQVLQEVGREKVFLSTKGGYVPYDYDLGQDPKDYFYENFVNTGIIKLEEMTPQGHYLGASFIDWCFNKSLENLRTDYIDVYFLHNPEEQLNFFPRETFYRKLRECFELLEHKVKEGRLKYYGLATWSGFRVSPSSRIYLDLSQILSIAREVAGEDHHLRFIQLPYNLGMPEAFTLKNQEVNGKKLSTIEACKELGLYIYTSASIYQGNVIGRVPHKLKEFFGTDDDVLTALAFVINTPGVGTALVGMSKKEHLLHNVKVLGLPRIPEERFLTLFG, encoded by the coding sequence ATGAACCTGTCTAAGTTAGGCATTGGGACTTACTTGGGTGAGCTAGACCAGAAGACTAGCGAAGGCTACAAAGAGGTTATAAGGGAAGGCATAAGGCTTGGCATAAACGTGGTGGACACGGCCATAGTCTACAGGTACATGAAGAGCGAGAGGGATATAGGCCAGGTGTTACAAGAGGTAGGAAGAGAAAAGGTTTTCCTATCCACAAAAGGTGGATACGTACCCTACGACTACGACCTTGGCCAAGACCCAAAGGATTACTTCTACGAGAACTTTGTAAACACTGGTATTATAAAGCTTGAGGAGATGACCCCCCAGGGACACTACCTGGGAGCTAGCTTTATAGACTGGTGCTTTAACAAAAGCTTGGAAAACCTCAGGACGGATTACATAGACGTATACTTTCTACACAACCCTGAGGAGCAACTCAACTTCTTCCCAAGAGAGACTTTCTACAGGAAGCTAAGGGAGTGTTTTGAACTCTTGGAACATAAGGTAAAGGAAGGAAGGCTAAAGTACTACGGACTTGCCACTTGGAGCGGCTTTAGAGTTAGCCCTTCCTCAAGGATATACCTTGACCTAAGCCAGATCCTTTCTATAGCTAGGGAGGTAGCAGGTGAAGATCATCACCTTAGGTTTATACAGCTTCCATACAACCTAGGCATGCCGGAGGCCTTTACACTCAAAAACCAGGAGGTAAATGGGAAGAAGCTCTCCACAATAGAAGCTTGTAAAGAGCTTGGCCTTTACATCTACACGAGTGCCAGCATATACCAGGGGAACGTGATAGGAAGGGTACCACACAAGCTAAAGGAATTCTTCGGTACCGATGACGACGTGCTCACAGCCCTTGCATTCGTGATAAACACGCCAGGTGTTGGGACTGCTCTCGTAGGTATGAGCAAAAAAGAACACCTCTTGCACAACGTGAAGGTCCTCGGGCTTCCTCGTATACCTGAGGAGAGGTTTCTCACCCTCTTTGGATAA
- the dnaA gene encoding chromosomal replication initiator protein DnaA translates to MQEGIKFLKLIERLDRLALSIFQKFVIEEYQDHVVLRAPSEEYKAWAENYIRTRLIGFPKRLEVVFEEKHKKGIAYHVVDKYTFDNYVVGPSNELVYKVCLEVAQNPGTAFNPLFIYGGVGLGKTHLLHAIGNLAASKGYKVAYTSANDFSDEMVKFLKADNIEAFREKYTNLDILLLDDIQFLAGKERTQVELFRISEKMMAQDKQIVLVSDRHPKDLKDIPDRLISRFESGLVLQVGLDDKTKLSIIRQKLALMGLPIDEKVVNYIFENTGYNVREIEGAIKTLKVVGVEKTLQSAKEKRNVDLDFVVSFVAKSFGLKPSELLKDSREKKIQNARQVSMYLAKKVINCSYVEISRYFGKKDHTTAIYAVKKVEERMRTDRKFNYMVSFLEKSLLEAIRKR, encoded by the coding sequence ATGCAAGAGGGTATAAAGTTCCTAAAGCTCATAGAGAGGTTAGACAGGCTGGCCCTGTCCATATTCCAAAAGTTCGTGATAGAAGAGTACCAGGATCATGTAGTGTTGAGGGCTCCTTCTGAGGAATACAAGGCTTGGGCAGAAAACTACATAAGGACAAGGCTCATAGGCTTTCCAAAAAGGCTTGAAGTAGTCTTTGAAGAGAAGCATAAGAAAGGCATAGCCTACCATGTGGTAGACAAGTACACCTTTGACAACTATGTGGTGGGGCCTTCAAACGAGCTTGTGTACAAGGTCTGTCTTGAAGTAGCACAAAACCCTGGTACAGCCTTCAACCCTCTGTTTATATACGGTGGTGTAGGTCTAGGAAAGACGCACCTCCTGCATGCCATAGGTAACCTAGCAGCCTCTAAAGGTTACAAGGTAGCCTATACCTCAGCTAACGATTTCTCAGACGAGATGGTGAAGTTCTTGAAGGCGGATAACATAGAAGCCTTCAGAGAAAAGTACACGAACCTAGACATACTCCTACTGGACGACATACAGTTTTTGGCTGGCAAGGAAAGGACACAGGTAGAGCTCTTCAGGATATCCGAGAAGATGATGGCCCAGGACAAGCAGATAGTCCTCGTCAGCGACAGACATCCTAAAGACCTTAAAGACATACCTGACAGGCTCATAAGCAGGTTTGAGAGTGGACTCGTCCTACAGGTAGGCCTTGACGATAAGACCAAGCTATCCATAATAAGGCAAAAGCTTGCTCTCATGGGACTTCCTATAGACGAGAAGGTAGTAAACTACATCTTTGAGAACACGGGCTACAACGTAAGGGAGATAGAGGGTGCTATTAAGACACTGAAGGTGGTTGGGGTTGAAAAAACCCTTCAGAGCGCTAAGGAAAAGAGGAATGTGGACCTGGATTTTGTAGTATCCTTTGTAGCCAAGAGCTTTGGACTAAAGCCCTCAGAGCTTTTGAAGGACTCAAGGGAGAAGAAGATTCAAAACGCCAGGCAAGTAAGCATGTACCTTGCCAAGAAGGTGATAAACTGCTCCTACGTGGAGATAAGCAGGTACTTTGGAAAGAAGGACCACACCACTGCCATATACGCCGTCAAAAAGGTAGAAGAGAGGATGAGGACAGACAGAAAGTTTAACTATATGGTAAGCTTCCTAGAGAAGAGCCTGTTGGAAGCAATAAGGAAAAGGTAA
- a CDS encoding TonB-dependent receptor, which produces MRSVVLFTAIFSVAFAQELLLEEIRVKAQREPFTDSLEIREVRESSAKDLGEALQKIPGLYFLRKGPIANEIVLRGFRRDNIRIDLDGVYIYGACPNRMDPPEAHVDFSEVQKVEVVKGPYDVRHAGAMAGTVVVELKRPKPGFHMNLNLSAGSFSFFNPSGSISYADDKFFGLAGFSYRYSKPYKDGDGKRITEYANYKADAINSTAFNIRTGWLRFGFSPIEGHQLEVSYTKQKMDHVLYPALMMDAVYDNANRFGLKYKVKDLLNLELYYSDVDHWMDSRYRISPYMATDAKTKAYGGRLEGNWKGLLMGFEAYYRNWDAINYMMNMSQNVIPDVDVKSFGVYGQYTKDVGQNLKLTAGLRLDTTKTEADSSKANTNLYFDYHGTRSTSKTDVYPSGNIQLTYKPAKDLEIFMGLGHAVRVPDPQERYFAFKRMSGWDWVGNPELKPSRNTQLDLGLRHSTPRNLFKANLYYSYVMDYITLYKQNKINNTSGSMNNQAMSYANVNARFFGFELEDRLSLTDTLFVLASAAYVDARKDTKPNKNIKDKDVAEIPPLNGRVALRYDTGLYFGELEMVAFATQYKVDSDVNEQRTSGYAVLNLKAGVNYKGLTVNAGVDNLLDKKYYSYLSYVRNPFSTGVKVPEPGRTFYLSASYSF; this is translated from the coding sequence ATGAGGAGCGTAGTGTTGTTTACAGCCATCTTTAGTGTAGCCTTTGCTCAGGAGCTTCTCTTAGAAGAGATAAGGGTTAAAGCCCAAAGGGAGCCCTTCACTGACTCGCTGGAGATAAGGGAGGTAAGAGAGAGCTCTGCAAAGGATCTGGGTGAAGCCCTTCAGAAGATTCCAGGACTCTACTTTCTGCGCAAGGGTCCTATAGCCAACGAGATAGTGCTAAGGGGCTTCAGAAGGGACAACATACGCATAGACCTAGACGGTGTCTACATCTATGGTGCGTGCCCCAACAGAATGGACCCACCTGAAGCACACGTAGACTTTTCCGAGGTTCAAAAGGTTGAGGTGGTAAAGGGCCCTTACGATGTAAGACATGCTGGAGCGATGGCTGGAACAGTGGTAGTAGAGCTAAAAAGACCTAAGCCGGGCTTCCACATGAACCTTAACCTCTCGGCAGGATCTTTCAGCTTTTTCAACCCATCGGGCAGTATATCCTACGCGGATGACAAGTTCTTTGGGCTGGCAGGCTTTTCTTACAGATATTCAAAGCCTTATAAGGATGGGGATGGTAAGAGGATAACCGAGTATGCAAACTACAAAGCCGACGCCATAAACTCTACAGCCTTTAACATAAGGACAGGTTGGCTAAGGTTTGGGTTCTCACCCATAGAAGGGCACCAACTGGAGGTCTCCTACACAAAACAGAAGATGGATCATGTTCTTTATCCTGCTCTTATGATGGATGCCGTGTACGACAACGCAAATAGGTTTGGTCTAAAGTACAAGGTAAAAGATTTACTGAACTTAGAGCTCTATTACTCAGACGTGGATCATTGGATGGACTCAAGGTACAGGATCTCACCCTACATGGCAACGGATGCCAAGACCAAGGCTTACGGTGGAAGGTTAGAAGGAAACTGGAAAGGTCTCCTTATGGGATTTGAAGCATACTACAGAAACTGGGACGCTATCAACTACATGATGAACATGTCCCAGAACGTAATACCGGACGTGGATGTAAAGAGCTTTGGAGTTTACGGACAGTACACAAAGGATGTAGGGCAAAATCTTAAGCTGACGGCAGGCCTCAGGCTTGACACCACCAAAACCGAGGCGGACAGCTCCAAAGCCAACACAAACCTCTACTTTGACTACCATGGTACAAGGAGCACCTCCAAGACGGACGTATACCCATCCGGAAACATCCAGCTGACCTACAAGCCGGCCAAAGACCTTGAGATCTTTATGGGCTTAGGTCATGCTGTGAGGGTACCAGATCCTCAGGAAAGGTACTTTGCCTTTAAAAGGATGTCCGGTTGGGATTGGGTAGGAAACCCAGAGCTAAAGCCCTCCAGAAACACGCAGCTGGACCTAGGACTCAGACACTCAACACCCAGAAACCTCTTTAAGGCAAACCTCTACTACAGCTACGTGATGGACTACATAACCCTTTACAAGCAAAACAAGATAAACAACACCTCAGGGAGCATGAACAACCAGGCTATGTCCTACGCCAACGTGAACGCACGGTTCTTTGGCTTTGAGTTGGAAGATAGGCTCTCTCTGACAGATACCCTTTTTGTACTTGCCTCCGCCGCTTACGTAGACGCAAGAAAGGATACAAAACCTAACAAGAACATAAAAGACAAGGATGTAGCCGAGATTCCTCCTCTGAACGGAAGAGTGGCTCTAAGGTACGACACTGGTCTGTACTTTGGAGAGCTTGAGATGGTGGCTTTCGCAACACAGTACAAGGTAGACTCGGACGTGAACGAGCAAAGAACATCAGGCTACGCCGTGCTGAACCTCAAGGCTGGTGTAAACTACAAGGGTCTTACTGTAAACGCAGGTGTGGACAACTTACTTGACAAAAAGTATTACTCTTACCTGTCTTACGTGAGGAATCCCTTCTCCACTGGTGTTAAGGTGCCTGAACCTGGAAGGACCTTCTACCTTTCTGCCTCTTACAGCTTCTAA
- the thpR gene encoding RNA 2',3'-cyclic phosphodiesterase: MVRLFVGTFVTNKLQEHIEKLQEEAEDIIKGKWVEPQNLHITLQFIGEVDEKKVMSIIKAVQDVSRRFPPIEVRYRSLGVFPDLDRARVLWIGVDQGHDKLKALAKAVERANLSAGIRRDGKPFYPHVTVCRIKEFNRKGLKDLLRRYERTSFCEDTINSIAVIKSSLTSVGPIYSVLEEFVLNG, from the coding sequence ATGGTTAGACTGTTTGTAGGTACCTTCGTAACAAACAAGCTTCAAGAGCACATTGAGAAGCTGCAGGAAGAGGCTGAGGATATAATCAAGGGTAAATGGGTAGAGCCCCAAAACCTACATATTACCTTACAGTTTATTGGCGAGGTGGATGAGAAAAAAGTTATGAGTATAATAAAGGCTGTGCAGGACGTCTCAAGGAGATTTCCTCCCATAGAGGTCAGGTACAGGTCCCTGGGTGTCTTCCCAGACTTGGACAGGGCTAGGGTTCTGTGGATAGGTGTAGATCAGGGTCATGACAAACTTAAAGCTTTGGCCAAGGCTGTTGAGAGGGCAAACCTTTCAGCTGGCATCAGGAGAGACGGCAAGCCTTTTTATCCACACGTAACCGTATGTAGGATAAAGGAGTTTAACAGGAAGGGTCTTAAGGACCTCTTGAGGAGGTACGAAAGGACCTCTTTCTGCGAGGATACTATAAACAGCATAGCTGTGATAAAAAGTTCCTTGACTAGTGTAGGACCCATTTACAGCGTGTTGGAGGAGTTTGTGCTAAATGGCTGA
- the purM gene encoding phosphoribosylformylglycinamidine cyclo-ligase encodes MAEGWTYEKAGVSLQRADEFVEYIKKKAKDFSTLLFGSFSSGVELQGYKEPVIMMSCDGVGTKLKVAQSVGVHNTVGIDLVAMNVNDLITSGAKPIGFMDYIATGRIELDILKQVIDGIVEGCKRAETPLVGGETAEMPDFYPDGVYDLAGFCVGVCEKERLITGKDIKAGDIIVGLPSSGFHSNGYSLIRKILENKGVSYTDFVEDLNAKVWEILLIPTRIYWKEVKTLLEAGVIPKAMAHITGGGIGGNLIRVLPENKRAVVEKKRLPKKPEFEWIKDLGKVEEREMFRVFNMGVGFMFVLCPTVVDTVLSLLGDAFVCGYIEEGERDVVIA; translated from the coding sequence ATGGCTGAAGGATGGACCTACGAAAAAGCTGGTGTCAGTTTGCAGAGAGCTGATGAGTTTGTAGAGTACATAAAGAAAAAGGCAAAGGATTTTTCTACTCTTCTTTTTGGAAGCTTTTCCAGTGGTGTGGAACTGCAGGGATATAAGGAACCCGTCATCATGATGTCATGCGACGGTGTTGGGACAAAGCTCAAGGTTGCCCAGAGCGTAGGTGTTCACAACACAGTGGGTATAGATCTCGTAGCTATGAACGTCAACGACCTTATAACCTCGGGAGCAAAACCCATAGGCTTTATGGACTACATAGCTACTGGCAGGATAGAGCTTGATATTCTAAAACAGGTAATAGATGGCATAGTGGAGGGATGCAAGAGGGCCGAGACTCCTCTGGTTGGTGGAGAGACTGCAGAAATGCCAGACTTTTATCCAGATGGAGTTTACGACCTTGCTGGCTTCTGCGTTGGTGTATGTGAAAAAGAAAGACTCATAACAGGCAAGGATATAAAGGCTGGGGACATTATAGTAGGACTACCCTCCTCCGGTTTTCACAGCAACGGCTACAGCCTTATAAGGAAGATTTTAGAGAACAAGGGAGTATCATACACAGACTTCGTTGAGGATCTAAACGCTAAGGTTTGGGAGATCCTCCTCATACCTACCAGGATATACTGGAAGGAGGTAAAGACACTTCTGGAGGCTGGTGTGATACCCAAGGCAATGGCTCACATCACCGGTGGTGGTATAGGTGGGAACCTGATAAGGGTCCTACCTGAAAACAAAAGGGCAGTTGTAGAGAAAAAGAGGCTTCCAAAAAAGCCTGAGTTTGAGTGGATAAAAGATCTTGGAAAGGTAGAGGAAAGGGAGATGTTCAGAGTGTTCAACATGGGTGTAGGTTTTATGTTTGTACTGTGTCCTACTGTTGTGGATACTGTGTTGTCTCTGCTAGGA